A section of the Desulfuromonas acetoxidans DSM 684 genome encodes:
- a CDS encoding NADH peroxidase has protein sequence MKKWVCTVCGYIHEGETAPDKCPQCGVGADKFEEQQNTEGLAWADEHRIGVAKDVDPEILEGLRANFTGECTEVGMYLAMSRQADREGYPEVAEAYKRIAWEEAEHAAKFAELLGEVVVGDTKTNLQMRVDAEHGACAGKKKLATRAKELNLDAIHDTVHEMCKDEARHGMAFAGLLKRFFS, from the coding sequence ATGAAAAAATGGGTTTGCACAGTATGCGGTTACATTCACGAAGGTGAAACAGCTCCGGACAAATGTCCTCAATGTGGTGTTGGCGCGGACAAATTTGAAGAACAACAAAATACCGAGGGCTTGGCCTGGGCAGATGAACACCGCATTGGTGTTGCAAAAGATGTTGACCCTGAGATCCTCGAAGGTCTGCGCGCCAACTTTACCGGTGAGTGCACTGAAGTTGGCATGTATCTGGCCATGAGCCGTCAAGCTGACCGCGAAGGCTACCCTGAAGTTGCTGAAGCATACAAACGTATTGCCTGGGAAGAAGCCGAACATGCGGCAAAATTCGCCGAACTGCTTGGTGAAGTCGTGGTTGGCGATACCAAAACCAACTTGCAAATGCGTGTTGATGCCGAGCATGGCGCTTGTGCCGGCAAGAAAAAACTCGCCACTCGCGCCAAAGAACTCAATCTTGACGCGATTCACGACACCGTTCACGAAATGTGCAAAGATGAAGCACGCCACGGCATGGCTTTCGCCGGCCTGCTTAAGCGATTCTTCTCTTAA